The following proteins are encoded in a genomic region of Sneathiella marina:
- the clpA gene encoding ATP-dependent Clp protease ATP-binding subunit ClpA produces MPGFSNSLEETLHRAMALATARRHEFAMLEHLLHSLTEDQDAAAVMRACNVDLDQLRSDLDTFITDELDDLVMDGFVEARPTLSFQRVVQRALINVESSGREEVTGANVLVAIFSERESHAAYFLQKQEMTRLDAISYISHGVAKSPGKETTRVIRGTDGEFNPEQEVPGDEEEKAEVLEALDAYCVNLNEKAAGGKIDPLIGRAEEVERTIQILCRRSKNNPLYVGDPGVGKTAIAEGLARRIVHGDVPSVLLPAVIYSLDMGSLLAGTRYRGDFEERLKAVITELQGLENAVLFIDEIHTIVGAGATSGGAMDASNLLKPALASGDIRCIGSTTYKEFRSHFEKDRALLRRFQKIDVREPSVEDSIKILKGLKPYFEEFHSIRYTAEAIRTAVQLSARYINDRKLPDKAIDVIDEVGAAQMLKPESKRKKTVGVKDVEAVVAKIARIPPKSVSKEDTESLRKLHVDLERVVFGQDAAIEALSGSIKLARAGLREPEKPIGSYLFSGPTGVGKTEVARQLASIMGLNLVRFDMSEYMERHTVSRLIGAPPGYVGFDQGGLLTDAIDQQPHSVLLLDEIEKAHPDLFNILLQVMDHGKLTDNNGKQVDFRNVVLIMTTNAGAQEMAKQAIGFGSDVRVGEDEEAIKRLFTPEFRNRLDAIIPFAPLPPEVVSRVVEKFVLQLETQLEDRNVTISLSDPAASWLAKEGYDVNNGARPLGRVIQDKIKKPLSEELLFGKLAKGGHVTVGVKAGELTFKIESAEELNRKEDADKRKKKKGPSKDVATADK; encoded by the coding sequence GTGCCCGGATTTTCTAACTCGCTTGAAGAAACATTACATCGTGCCATGGCCCTTGCGACAGCACGCCGACATGAATTCGCGATGCTTGAGCATTTATTGCACTCCCTAACGGAAGATCAGGATGCCGCTGCGGTCATGCGCGCCTGCAATGTGGATCTGGATCAACTCCGGTCTGATCTTGACACGTTCATTACGGATGAGCTCGACGACTTGGTGATGGATGGCTTTGTTGAGGCCCGTCCGACTTTGAGTTTTCAAAGAGTCGTCCAGCGCGCCTTGATTAATGTTGAAAGTTCGGGCCGTGAAGAGGTAACGGGTGCGAACGTTCTGGTTGCGATCTTTTCCGAACGGGAAAGCCATGCCGCTTATTTTCTGCAGAAGCAGGAAATGACCCGGCTGGATGCGATCAGCTATATCAGTCACGGCGTTGCGAAATCACCGGGTAAGGAAACAACGCGGGTCATTCGGGGAACCGATGGAGAGTTTAATCCCGAACAGGAAGTGCCCGGCGATGAAGAAGAAAAAGCCGAGGTGCTGGAAGCGCTGGATGCTTATTGTGTTAATCTCAATGAAAAAGCAGCCGGTGGTAAAATCGATCCGCTCATTGGCCGCGCGGAAGAAGTCGAGCGGACCATTCAGATTTTATGTCGTCGCTCGAAAAATAATCCACTTTATGTGGGGGATCCAGGCGTTGGAAAAACAGCGATTGCTGAAGGCCTGGCACGACGTATTGTTCATGGCGATGTCCCCAGTGTGCTATTACCGGCGGTAATTTATTCGCTGGATATGGGGTCACTGCTGGCGGGAACACGATATCGCGGTGATTTCGAAGAACGCCTTAAAGCTGTCATTACAGAGCTGCAAGGTCTCGAGAACGCTGTATTGTTTATCGACGAAATTCATACAATTGTCGGCGCGGGCGCGACCAGTGGCGGGGCCATGGATGCCTCTAACCTGCTGAAACCGGCGTTGGCCAGCGGCGACATCCGCTGCATTGGCTCAACCACCTATAAGGAATTTCGCAGTCATTTTGAAAAAGATCGGGCGTTGCTGCGCCGGTTCCAGAAAATTGATGTGCGTGAGCCCAGTGTGGAAGACAGCATCAAGATCCTGAAGGGCCTCAAGCCCTATTTCGAAGAATTCCACAGCATCCGCTATACTGCGGAAGCAATCCGAACAGCTGTCCAGCTTTCAGCCCGCTATATCAATGACAGGAAATTGCCGGACAAGGCAATCGATGTCATCGATGAAGTCGGCGCGGCGCAAATGCTGAAGCCTGAAAGCAAACGCAAAAAAACGGTGGGCGTTAAGGACGTGGAAGCTGTCGTGGCTAAAATCGCCCGCATACCACCGAAATCGGTTTCCAAGGAAGATACAGAGAGCCTGCGCAAATTGCATGTTGATCTGGAGCGGGTTGTTTTTGGACAGGACGCCGCCATTGAAGCGCTGTCTGGATCGATCAAGCTGGCTCGTGCTGGTTTGCGTGAACCTGAGAAACCCATCGGGTCTTACTTGTTCTCCGGGCCAACCGGGGTGGGTAAAACAGAAGTCGCCCGGCAACTAGCCTCGATCATGGGCCTCAATCTCGTGCGCTTTGATATGTCCGAATACATGGAACGTCACACGGTTAGTCGCCTGATCGGTGCGCCTCCGGGATATGTTGGCTTTGATCAGGGCGGGCTGCTGACCGATGCCATCGACCAGCAACCTCATTCCGTGCTGTTGCTCGACGAAATTGAAAAAGCCCATCCGGATCTATTTAACATCTTGTTGCAGGTCATGGATCACGGCAAGCTTACCGATAATAATGGCAAGCAAGTGGATTTCCGCAATGTGGTTTTGATCATGACAACTAACGCCGGCGCGCAGGAAATGGCGAAACAGGCCATTGGCTTTGGCAGTGATGTCCGGGTTGGCGAAGATGAGGAAGCGATCAAGCGGTTATTTACGCCGGAATTCCGGAACCGTCTGGACGCAATCATTCCTTTTGCTCCGTTGCCGCCGGAAGTGGTATCGCGGGTGGTGGAAAAATTCGTCTTGCAATTGGAAACACAGCTTGAGGATCGCAATGTAACTATCTCTCTTTCCGATCCGGCGGCAAGCTGGCTGGCGAAGGAGGGCTATGATGTCAATAACGGGGCGCGACCTTTGGGCCGGGTCATACAGGACAAGATCAAGAAACCCCTGTCCGAGGAGCTGTTATTTGGCAAACTGGCAAAGGGCGGCCATGTCACTGTTGGTGTGAAAGCCGGAGAGCTGACCTTCAAGATCGAGAGCGCCGAAGAGCTCAATCGAAAAGAGGATGCAGATAAGCGCAAAAAGAAGAAGGGTCCGAGCAAGGATGTTGCGACGGCTGATAAATAG
- a CDS encoding phasin family protein, protein MATKKTTTKTTIDPTEVTKELEDMVATGRKSLQDAFITGAEAAEKAFKSNTETFKTNYEKALAEGKSGFEKAVKTFEGSQFYDKDNSEAFVKAGNAAVEKSEKLSAALLDFGTDRLQEVFNVTRTIAETEDVTKVVEIQTEFARTSVQTYVTEISKLNALVVDATKSMVEPFGAQYAANLDMFSKQA, encoded by the coding sequence ATGGCTACGAAGAAAACAACGACTAAAACGACAATTGATCCAACTGAAGTAACAAAAGAACTTGAAGATATGGTGGCAACTGGCCGCAAATCTCTTCAGGATGCTTTTATTACCGGTGCAGAAGCAGCTGAAAAAGCATTCAAGTCAAACACAGAAACTTTTAAAACCAACTACGAAAAAGCTCTTGCTGAAGGCAAGTCCGGTTTTGAAAAAGCTGTTAAAACTTTTGAAGGCTCTCAGTTCTACGACAAAGACAATTCAGAAGCATTTGTAAAAGCCGGCAATGCCGCAGTTGAGAAAAGTGAAAAACTCAGTGCTGCTCTGCTCGACTTTGGCACAGATCGCCTTCAGGAAGTCTTCAACGTAACGCGCACAATTGCAGAAACTGAAGATGTTACCAAGGTTGTTGAAATCCAAACTGAATTTGCCCGTACTTCTGTTCAGACATATGTCACAGAAATCAGCAAATTGAATGCTTTGGTTGTTGATGCAACGAAATCAATGGTTGAGCCATTTGGCGCTCAATATGCTGCGAACCTGGACATGTTTTCTAAACAGGCCTAA
- a CDS encoding ArsR/SmtB family transcription factor, translating to MKVKKFAIRDMKTAAANACALMKSLSSETRLLLLCQMNETECSVNELAIALEMRPSSVSQQLSLLRKDGLVKTRREGRTVYYSLKGEEATMVISVLYALYCVDFK from the coding sequence ATGAAGGTAAAAAAATTTGCAATACGCGATATGAAAACGGCAGCCGCCAATGCCTGCGCGCTAATGAAATCCCTCTCCAGTGAAACCCGCCTGTTGTTGCTCTGCCAGATGAATGAAACGGAGTGCTCGGTAAATGAACTCGCCATAGCACTGGAGATGCGCCCCTCCTCCGTATCTCAGCAACTCTCATTGCTCCGAAAAGACGGTCTGGTAAAAACCCGGCGTGAGGGACGAACGGTGTATTACTCCTTGAAAGGAGAAGAGGCGACAATGGTCATTTCAGTTCTGTATGCCCTCTATTGTGTGGATTTTAAGTAA
- a CDS encoding D-alanyl-D-alanine carboxypeptidase, producing the protein MSNIKKYITGQLFRGRCYSGIRNRVFEIRYLVPISVFILAFLVIFQPATSFARYAALVMDSRTGEVLYSRNADTKLYPASLTKIMTLYMTFDALNRGRLRLDQKLSVSARAAGQAPTKLGLKKGGTITVRDAVFALITKSANDAATVLAEGMAKTEQAFALKMTATAKRLGMRRTSFRNASGLPNRRQKSTARDMALLGAALIHEFPQFYHFMAMEKFNYKGRNHKNHNNLLKKYKGADGIKTGYIRASGFNLVASAKRGNHRLVGVIFGGRTAKSRDKHMASLLDRSFARIEKASPSSVPLPAYKPALIALGSPHTNPKAKPKPKAVQVAEVITSAPEPSQFKKPATLNDIKVVKGGNTGSKPRAMITAPSKELTATAVEEKWAIQIGAYSRVTTARDQLSKAAAQADGHLDGRRVNIERAISNGKPFYRAQMIGFNEVEARAACHSLSERRFSCFVVSPSLDLPAYIAEKSRS; encoded by the coding sequence TTGAGCAATATTAAAAAATATATTACGGGCCAATTATTTAGAGGGCGTTGTTACAGCGGTATCCGCAATCGGGTTTTTGAAATTCGATATTTGGTGCCGATTTCTGTTTTTATTCTGGCCTTTCTGGTGATCTTTCAGCCGGCTACAAGTTTTGCGCGTTATGCGGCCCTTGTCATGGACAGTCGCACCGGTGAAGTTCTTTATTCCCGAAATGCAGATACAAAATTGTATCCCGCTTCGCTCACGAAAATTATGACCCTGTATATGACGTTTGATGCGCTGAACAGAGGTCGTCTGCGCCTCGATCAGAAGCTCAGTGTCTCCGCACGGGCTGCCGGCCAGGCGCCAACGAAGCTGGGGCTAAAGAAAGGCGGGACAATTACTGTCCGGGACGCGGTATTTGCGCTGATCACCAAATCGGCAAATGATGCGGCGACCGTTCTTGCCGAAGGTATGGCCAAGACAGAACAGGCTTTTGCCTTGAAAATGACGGCAACCGCCAAACGCCTTGGAATGCGGCGGACGAGTTTTCGAAATGCCAGCGGACTCCCAAATCGCCGTCAGAAAAGCACAGCCCGTGATATGGCCCTTCTTGGGGCGGCACTTATTCATGAATTTCCGCAATTTTATCATTTCATGGCAATGGAAAAATTCAATTACAAAGGCCGCAATCACAAGAACCACAATAATCTGCTTAAAAAATACAAAGGAGCGGACGGCATTAAAACCGGGTATATCCGCGCTTCTGGGTTCAATTTGGTAGCCTCAGCCAAGCGCGGCAACCACCGGCTTGTCGGCGTGATTTTTGGCGGCCGAACAGCCAAAAGCCGCGACAAGCATATGGCCTCTTTACTGGACCGCAGCTTTGCCCGGATCGAAAAAGCCAGCCCTTCCAGCGTTCCCTTGCCTGCCTATAAACCGGCATTGATTGCGTTGGGCTCTCCCCATACCAATCCTAAGGCAAAACCGAAACCGAAGGCCGTTCAGGTCGCAGAGGTTATCACGTCGGCGCCGGAGCCCTCGCAGTTTAAGAAACCGGCAACCCTGAACGATATTAAAGTCGTTAAAGGCGGCAATACCGGATCGAAACCACGCGCCATGATCACGGCACCTTCCAAGGAATTAACGGCTACGGCTGTGGAAGAAAAATGGGCAATTCAGATCGGCGCGTATAGCCGTGTTACGACGGCGCGCGATCAACTTTCCAAAGCCGCTGCTCAAGCCGATGGCCATCTGGATGGCCGCCGGGTCAATATCGAAAGAGCCATCTCAAACGGAAAGCCTTTCTACCGAGCTCAAATGATCGGTTTCAACGAGGTCGAAGCCCGCGCCGCCTGCCATAGCCTGTCAGAGCGACGCTTTTCCTGCTTTGTTGTCTCGCCCAGTCTCGACTTACCAGCGTATATCGCAGAGAAAAGCCGATCTTAA
- a CDS encoding DUF6691 family protein has product MLNIISLISGGVFGFGLALSGMVNPSKIIGFLDITGNWDPSLLFVMAGGVLVTIISFRFILNRPTPVFGGKLILPTKQDIDPQLLAGAGLFGIGWALGGFCPGPALSALAYGNEKVFIFVGAMIVGITLAKIGLRSLNPA; this is encoded by the coding sequence ATGCTCAATATCATTAGCCTGATAAGCGGCGGAGTATTCGGTTTTGGCCTGGCCTTGTCGGGCATGGTTAACCCCAGCAAGATCATCGGGTTTCTTGATATAACGGGAAACTGGGATCCCAGCCTGCTCTTCGTCATGGCGGGTGGTGTACTGGTGACCATCATCAGTTTCAGATTTATACTCAACCGGCCAACACCGGTCTTTGGCGGCAAGCTGATCTTGCCAACAAAACAGGACATTGATCCCCAATTGCTTGCCGGCGCCGGCTTGTTTGGCATCGGCTGGGCGCTTGGCGGATTTTGCCCCGGTCCGGCCTTGAGTGCCCTCGCCTATGGGAACGAGAAAGTCTTTATTTTTGTGGGTGCTATGATTGTCGGCATCACACTCGCCAAGATCGGGTTGCGATCGTTAAATCCCGCCTAG
- a CDS encoding AbrB family transcriptional regulator — protein MNRTVKALLIGALGGGLFFAADLPLAWMLGSMTFATIAALRGVDVKVNDPLRKIMTAVLGVMLGSGFSTDTLDALAQWSGGLLLLFASVILSMVAVYLFYRKIGKFDPVTAYFAAAPGGFNVMYEMGDAKGGNGPVIALIHASRILILVMTVPLFFRYGIGFSNTEDVIPLFGSIKDLVGDGLLVIAALLGYAIGRICRLPAYHLMGPLLVTAAFQITGVTDVAPPMILVYMAQLVIGTAIGARFLGTKFSEIRHVLGLSFVSTIIMILIASIFALIFAETIGVSVAGVILALSPGGLAEMSLVALAMGIDVAFVSIMHAIRISLIIALVPMAYSAFDRLVLRQKRNQEQDS, from the coding sequence ATGAACAGAACCGTAAAAGCTCTTTTGATTGGCGCCCTTGGCGGGGGGCTATTTTTTGCGGCAGACCTCCCTCTTGCCTGGATGCTGGGTTCAATGACTTTCGCAACCATCGCGGCGCTTCGCGGTGTCGATGTTAAAGTCAACGACCCGTTACGTAAAATCATGACCGCCGTATTGGGTGTCATGCTGGGCAGCGGGTTCTCAACCGATACACTGGACGCGCTAGCACAATGGAGTGGCGGCCTTTTGCTACTGTTTGCCAGTGTTATCCTCAGCATGGTCGCCGTGTATTTGTTTTACCGGAAAATCGGAAAATTTGACCCGGTGACCGCTTATTTCGCCGCTGCGCCTGGCGGGTTTAACGTTATGTATGAAATGGGAGATGCCAAGGGGGGAAATGGCCCGGTTATCGCCCTAATTCATGCCTCCCGCATCCTGATCCTTGTGATGACAGTCCCGTTGTTCTTCCGCTACGGTATCGGCTTTTCAAACACGGAGGATGTGATCCCGCTATTTGGGTCGATCAAGGATCTGGTTGGTGATGGGTTGCTGGTCATTGCCGCTCTCCTTGGCTACGCCATCGGGCGGATTTGCCGCCTGCCCGCCTATCACCTGATGGGGCCGTTGCTGGTGACCGCAGCGTTCCAAATCACTGGCGTGACCGACGTAGCACCGCCCATGATCTTGGTATATATGGCGCAATTGGTCATTGGAACCGCCATCGGCGCCCGGTTTCTCGGCACCAAATTCTCCGAGATCCGCCATGTCCTCGGGTTAAGTTTTGTCTCGACAATCATCATGATTTTAATTGCCTCGATCTTTGCGCTGATATTTGCAGAAACAATTGGTGTGAGTGTTGCCGGTGTGATCCTCGCACTCAGTCCCGGCGGGCTGGCCGAAATGTCGCTGGTTGCCCTTGCCATGGGAATAGATGTTGCCTTTGTCTCCATCATGCATGCCATCCGGATTTCGCTGATTATCGCCCTTGTGCCAATGGCATATTCTGCTTTTGACCGGCTTGTTCTCCGCCAAAAGAGAAATCAGGAGCAGGACTCCTAA
- a CDS encoding SDR family NAD(P)-dependent oxidoreductase → MSSSNKVAIVTGSATGAGAGIAVGLAEKGYNVTVNYTRSLKEAEETVALCESHGVETLLCQADVSKDEDCRRMAAETMEKWGRLDGLVNNAGRTKFVAHDDLDGLSAQDFQDIYAVNTIGPYQMSRAVAPYMKQTGRGSIVMISSVAGTHGIGSCIAYVASKGGLNSMTKALARTLGPEIRVNSICPGFIETRWLLQGYGEDKYEAYKQSLVKKVPLAKVCTPEDIAETAAWFIDGANMITGEIIILDGGMHLVG, encoded by the coding sequence ATGAGTTCATCGAATAAAGTTGCCATTGTCACAGGGTCTGCAACTGGTGCCGGCGCGGGTATCGCCGTGGGTCTCGCCGAAAAAGGCTACAATGTTACCGTCAATTACACGCGAAGCCTGAAAGAAGCTGAAGAAACAGTTGCTTTGTGCGAAAGCCACGGCGTCGAGACATTGCTGTGTCAGGCAGATGTCTCCAAGGATGAGGATTGCCGACGCATGGCGGCGGAAACAATGGAAAAATGGGGCCGTCTTGATGGATTGGTCAATAATGCCGGTCGGACAAAGTTCGTTGCTCATGACGATCTCGATGGTCTGTCCGCTCAGGATTTTCAGGATATTTACGCGGTAAATACCATCGGTCCGTACCAGATGTCCCGCGCTGTTGCGCCATACATGAAGCAAACCGGCCGTGGTTCCATTGTGATGATTTCCTCTGTTGCCGGGACACATGGTATCGGATCCTGCATCGCCTATGTTGCGTCAAAAGGTGGTTTGAATTCCATGACCAAAGCACTCGCCAGGACATTGGGACCCGAAATTCGCGTAAATTCAATTTGTCCAGGTTTTATTGAAACCCGCTGGTTGTTACAAGGCTATGGTGAAGACAAGTATGAAGCCTATAAACAGAGCCTTGTTAAAAAGGTGCCGCTGGCAAAAGTCTGTACACCTGAAGATATTGCGGAAACCGCCGCCTGGTTTATCGACGGTGCCAATATGATCACCGGTGAAATCATCATTCTTGATGGTGGTATGCATCTGGTCGGGTAA
- a CDS encoding YeeE/YedE family protein, which translates to MENFTPYASLAGGLLIGVSATLLLMAGRLAGISGILAGLIPFDSKDSLWRILFIVGLIVGAGLYPALGGDMSAMNINPYGLSETAHTALLILAGLLVGIGTYVGAGCTSGHGICGIGRLSVRSIIATVTFVGVAALTVFILRLIVGG; encoded by the coding sequence ATGGAAAACTTCACCCCCTATGCATCCCTGGCTGGCGGCCTCCTCATCGGTGTTTCTGCCACCCTTCTGTTGATGGCCGGTCGATTGGCCGGGATCAGCGGTATATTGGCTGGACTGATCCCTTTTGACAGTAAAGACAGCCTTTGGCGGATCCTGTTTATTGTCGGTTTGATTGTCGGGGCGGGCCTATATCCCGCTTTGGGCGGGGATATGTCGGCAATGAATATCAATCCGTACGGCTTGAGCGAAACGGCCCATACCGCCCTTTTAATCCTTGCCGGATTACTTGTCGGAATCGGAACCTATGTCGGCGCTGGCTGCACCAGCGGTCACGGGATCTGCGGTATTGGACGGTTATCGGTTCGGTCCATCATCGCGACTGTCACTTTTGTCGGGGTCGCCGCCCTTACCGTCTTTATCCTGCGCCTGATTGTTGGAGGGTAA
- a CDS encoding ketopantoate reductase family protein produces the protein MRIVIMGSGGLGGLFGGLLAQAGAEVMFIARGDHLQAMQTSGLKIMSQTGDVALSSVHAVDDPTGESVADFVIFTVKGADTRAACELIAPIVGPKTGIICFQNGIEGIDILADRYGTGAVLPGATFALAMIEKPGVIRHVGAGSQTTVGEWNGEMSSRLEAFVTLTKKAGLDVNGSDDIHPVIWSKFVAFATFSSLTSLTRLPLRTIGTTPETLQLAFDAMAEVIAVADARGIKVPAQIFEDIKEFVQNVDPAWKTSMANDLAAGKAIESDSICGSVHRLGQELGVPTPINTVFYRALKPFAA, from the coding sequence ATGCGTATTGTGATTATGGGGTCCGGAGGCCTGGGTGGCCTATTCGGCGGCCTATTGGCACAGGCCGGGGCGGAGGTGATGTTTATCGCCAGAGGCGACCATTTGCAGGCAATGCAAACCTCGGGCCTGAAAATTATGAGCCAGACCGGCGACGTTGCCCTCTCTTCAGTGCACGCGGTCGACGACCCGACTGGAGAGTCCGTCGCCGATTTTGTGATCTTCACGGTGAAAGGCGCGGATACACGGGCGGCTTGCGAACTGATCGCGCCCATCGTCGGTCCAAAGACGGGGATTATTTGTTTTCAGAACGGTATCGAGGGGATCGATATTCTGGCTGATCGTTACGGTACGGGAGCCGTCTTACCGGGCGCCACCTTTGCGCTCGCGATGATCGAAAAACCCGGCGTCATTCGTCATGTGGGCGCGGGCAGCCAAACCACGGTCGGTGAATGGAATGGTGAGATGTCGAGCCGGCTGGAAGCCTTCGTGACGCTGACCAAAAAGGCCGGTCTGGATGTCAACGGCAGCGATGATATTCATCCCGTGATCTGGAGTAAATTCGTTGCCTTCGCGACCTTTTCTTCCCTGACCAGTTTGACCCGTCTGCCGTTACGCACGATTGGCACCACACCGGAAACCCTGCAACTGGCCTTCGATGCCATGGCGGAGGTTATTGCCGTGGCCGATGCGCGGGGGATCAAGGTCCCGGCCCAAATCTTTGAGGATATTAAGGAATTCGTGCAGAACGTGGACCCTGCCTGGAAAACGTCCATGGCCAATGATCTGGCGGCCGGCAAGGCCATCGAAAGCGACAGTATCTGTGGTTCCGTCCACCGCCTGGGCCAGGAACTGGGAGTGCCGACACCCATCAACACGGTGTTCTATCGGGCTCTCAAACCCTTCGCCGCCTAA
- a CDS encoding DinB family protein codes for MISVEYCRTMARYNSWQNNSLVTAADGLANVDRWRDRGAFFQSIAATLNHIYWADALILQRLKGNERPEQTIKHTLTDPSDWDDFKLLRSQRNDEIEKWATQLLDADLNGIVAWYIGGGSTRIERSRALCATELFNHQTHHRGQVHAMLTAAGAKPEPSNLSMMP; via the coding sequence ATGATATCAGTTGAATATTGCCGAACCATGGCCCGCTACAACAGTTGGCAGAATAACTCTTTAGTCACCGCCGCTGATGGTCTCGCAAATGTAGATCGTTGGAGGGATCGAGGTGCATTTTTCCAATCAATAGCGGCCACCCTCAACCATATTTATTGGGCAGACGCCTTGATATTGCAGCGATTGAAGGGAAACGAACGTCCAGAGCAAACTATCAAGCACACTCTTACCGATCCATCGGATTGGGATGACTTCAAGCTGCTTCGTTCGCAGCGCAATGACGAAATCGAGAAATGGGCAACCCAATTGCTCGATGCCGACCTCAACGGAATAGTTGCTTGGTATATAGGGGGCGGGTCAACACGGATCGAAAGGTCAAGGGCGCTCTGTGCAACCGAGCTGTTCAATCATCAAACCCACCACCGAGGCCAAGTCCACGCAATGCTTACCGCGGCAGGTGCGAAGCCAGAGCCCTCTAACCTTTCAATGATGCCGTAG
- the clpS gene encoding ATP-dependent Clp protease adapter ClpS — MSDNDKKDGNKGGAGTGVVTKTKPKTKKPSLWRVVLLNDDYTPMEFVVYVLQKFFNMDEQTAVQVMLHVHQKGVGNCGVFPYEVAESKVSQVIDHARENQHPLQCTMEKE; from the coding sequence ATGAGTGACAACGATAAGAAAGATGGCAATAAAGGTGGTGCAGGGACAGGCGTCGTTACCAAGACGAAGCCAAAAACCAAAAAACCATCTCTGTGGCGCGTCGTTTTGCTGAATGACGATTATACGCCCATGGAATTTGTAGTTTACGTTTTGCAAAAATTCTTCAATATGGATGAACAGACAGCCGTTCAGGTTATGTTGCATGTTCATCAGAAAGGTGTCGGAAATTGCGGCGTGTTTCCATATGAAGTCGCAGAATCAAAAGTATCTCAGGTTATTGACCACGCTCGTGAAAACCAGCATCCCCTACAATGTACGATGGAGAAAGAATAG
- a CDS encoding MBL fold metallo-hydrolase, which yields MSPEVKAFFHEPTFTVSYVVSDPDSKRAVIIDSVLDFDIKSGRTATTAADDIVRFVTDAGLAVDWILETHVHADHLTAAPYLQQKLGGVIGIGQEVGVVQSEFKKVFNFGPEMNTDGSQFQRLFQDGEEIPVGELTLEILATPGHTPACIVYKIGDAAFVGDTMFMPDYGSARCDFPGGDARVLYQSTQRILSLPAETRLFMCHDYGPGGRAYAWETSVAEQRKDNIHLHDGMSEEEFVVLREGRDADLGMPALIIPSVQVNMLAGKFPQAEENGVAYLKMPVDLL from the coding sequence ATGAGCCCCGAGGTGAAGGCCTTTTTTCATGAGCCCACATTTACAGTAAGCTATGTGGTCTCCGACCCGGATAGCAAACGGGCCGTTATTATCGATAGTGTCCTTGATTTCGATATCAAATCAGGCCGCACGGCGACAACGGCAGCAGATGACATTGTCAGGTTTGTCACAGATGCGGGTCTTGCCGTCGACTGGATACTGGAAACTCATGTGCATGCGGACCATCTGACTGCGGCGCCGTATCTACAGCAAAAACTGGGTGGTGTGATCGGTATAGGGCAGGAGGTCGGAGTGGTGCAGTCCGAGTTTAAGAAGGTCTTCAATTTCGGGCCTGAAATGAACACGGACGGGTCTCAGTTTCAACGGTTGTTTCAGGATGGCGAAGAGATTCCGGTCGGCGAACTTACCCTTGAAATTCTTGCAACACCGGGCCATACGCCCGCTTGTATTGTCTATAAGATTGGGGATGCGGCCTTTGTCGGCGATACGATGTTCATGCCCGATTACGGCTCTGCCAGATGTGATTTCCCCGGCGGCGATGCCCGTGTGTTATATCAATCGACCCAGCGGATTTTATCCCTGCCTGCGGAAACCAGGTTATTCATGTGCCATGACTATGGCCCTGGCGGGCGGGCATATGCCTGGGAGACCTCTGTTGCGGAGCAACGTAAAGACAATATTCATTTGCATGACGGAATGAGCGAAGAGGAGTTCGTTGTCCTGCGAGAAGGGCGGGATGCGGATTTGGGAATGCCTGCATTGATCATTCCCTCCGTTCAGGTGAACATGCTGGCGGGTAAGTTTCCACAAGCCGAAGAGAACGGTGTGGCTTATTTAAAAATGCCCGTCGATTTGTTGTAG